A single window of Rana temporaria chromosome 1, aRanTem1.1, whole genome shotgun sequence DNA harbors:
- the LOC120911396 gene encoding uncharacterized protein LOC120911396, with product MDHTTELTVLENSEGIQIHGDTVKGIVGGWITVECEIMMPKSDYLMEYAVWTYPEGSDRHRSTNIILVETKNGPQMQMTLERNFTIFKDGIISCSPHDTKDGVYTKVLNIMVTNSRDCPTILPWPEHGLFLERTQTLVYSDVSYLSVPLLLNFTSFNIPESCPKSMGLWFKTVFQTHINLFWDATQGLNFKKVSKRDLGTDIISGLSLGSSIWNRVDIDSLNIRGLNFVGGLQQILLKGGRVDLNALAEMKVDIQNIHTIAADLQNIQMSVNALNKTLQTNNVSKSIVCGIIGNLLSEHLSLGLREIKQGEWPRIMNSTLLFHLIKDSGVTCRNFALAKVRSLDTLCNKDRLGKQEIPLTVDIPTWSTAPLPVYKMIVLGEVEVRNGTNILKQLLPQSRLVVKDNQVWKTMDPNCCTRRAQAWLCSCSFERLEYIDGCAATHSGNCMVQLQKFEPAWKRIIRGEDSRVCALGVPSFTWQKQVQCRTPITGWCVNLTDGLLTIGEEDIQANIQMNQVSMDIEQTDLGKWDSMISPLFKKIPPLTVELDTLFKRDSRKIIELQELVKENLISSNKITKECQEPWWSIPTNTFTHPLLRTLSIIFVFIQFVLICFLFGLYCCGRRQLRIIQKSKENLEMASILRARDV from the coding sequence ATGGATCATACTACagaacttactgttttagagaactCAGAGGGCATCCAGATACATGGGGATACTGTCAAGGGCATAGTCGGGGGGTGGATAACCGTTGAATGTGAGATCATGATGCCAAAATCTGATTACCTTATGGAATATGCTGTCTGGACTTACCCAGAAGGAAGCGATCGCCACAGGAGTACAAATATAATTTTAGTGGAGACAAAGAATGGACCACAAATGCAAATGACTTTAGAAAGGAATTTTACAATATTCAAGGACGGTATTATATCATGTAGCCCTCATGATACGAAGGATGGAGTCTATACAAAGGTCTTAAATATAATGGTCACAAATTCTAGAGACTGTCCTACAATTTTACCGTGGCCAGAACATGGACTCTTCCTTGAGCGAACTCAAACTTTAGTGTATAGCGATGTTTCATACTTATCAGTACCATTATTGttgaattttacgtcatttaacaTTCCAGAGAGTTGCCCAAAATCAATGGGATTATGGTTTAaaacggtctttcaaacacatataAACTTATTTTGGGATGCTACACAAGGGCTTAATTTTAAGAAGGTCTCAAAGAGGGATCTGGGTACTGATATCATATCAGGCCTCAGTTTGGGTAGTTCAATTTGGAATAGGGTTGATATAGACAGCTTAAATATAAGAGGACTAAATTTTGTGGGTGGATTACAGCAGATACTGCTTAAAGGGGGAAGAGTGGATTTAAACGCTCTAGCTGAAATGAAAGTAGATATTCAGAACATTCACACCATTGCTGCAGATTTGCAGAACATTCAAATGTCGGTGAATGCACTGAATAAAACACTTCAAACCAATAATGTATCCAAGTCTATAGTTTGTGGTATAATAGGAAACTTGCTGAGTGAACACCTGAGCCTAGGGCTTAGAGAAATCAAACAAGGAGAATGGCCAAGGATAATGAACTCAACCTTATTATTCCATCTTATCAAAGACAGTGGTGTTACCTGTAGGAACTTTGCCCTTGCCAAAGTAAGGAGCCTGGATACTCTTTGCAATAAAGATCGCCTTGGAAAGCAGGAAATACCTCTGACCGTTGACATCCCTACATGGTCAACAGCACCCTTACCCGTATACAAGATGATCGTTCTTGGTGAGGTGGAAGTGAGAAATGGCACTAATATACTGAAACAACTGCTACCGCAAAGCAGACTTGTCGTCAAGGACAACCAAGTGTGGAAAACCATGGATCCCAACTGCTGTACCAGACGTGCCCAGGCCTGGCTTTGTTCCTGTTCCTTTGAGCGGCTGGAGTACATAGATGGCTGTGCTGCTACACACTCTGGAAACTGCATGGTTCAATTGCAAAAATTTGAACCGGCCTGGAAGAGAATAATTCGTGGAGAAGACTCGAGGGTCTGTGCATTAGGGGTTCCCTCATTCACTTGGCAGAAACAAGTTCAGTGCCGGACACCTATCACAGGCTGGTGTGTGAACCTCACAGATGGACTGTTAACAATTGGAGAGGAAGACATTCAAGCTAATATCCAGATGAATCAAGTATCTATGGACATTGAGCAAACTGATCTTGGCAAATGGGACTCTATGATTTCTCCTTTATTTAAGAAAATACCACCACTTACAGTCGAATTGGATACATTATTTAAGAGGGATAGTAGGAAAATTATAGAATTACAGGAACTAGTGAAGGAAAACCTCATCAGTTCTAATAAAATTACTAAGGAATGTCAGGAGCCTTGGTGGAGCATACCCACTAACACTTTTACTCACCCGCTATTGAGAACTCTTTCcataatttttgtgtttattcaatttgtattaatatgttttttgtttggtttatatTGTTGTGGTAGAAGGCAATTACGAATAATTCAGAAAAGTAAGGAAAACCTAGAGATGGCTTCCATCTTAAGAGCCAGGGATGTCTGA
- the LOC120911412 gene encoding uncharacterized protein LOC120911412: MKCFLSDSVFDKKTKEKKRKGIIIQGLLSCCTELIEEIKGKKQKILEHTQSYEVMEKGLNERMSDLRLHAITTGEALIEKAKFCDDLSRVNEELSVKIQIVEKQLEECKHAANIAFDKLAEKSSYTHQNDTSKIQLDTKDYKPIYPWGELHAAPCIPAAPTTTTTVLNTDDTSEIKLVTKQLKPQEMEAIIREVGQVPRYDVNRFMKWFCDLQRVRDTYNLNVEDLARILQKSVGNGLWARILQNCGQRHKTKDVLRELLKALYGVTTNVSLSGKIKQMKNECPYELADRISSVMEYVMTGNPGFERGGLVHRSMLLEAVDDDVREGILSVTPDPSDYNDILLRADNLWRRRCREYSLAVDAARVFRVEGQQNREDYGSWRGRSYNNTGSYRRPEPREKPSKQPWVPFSEMRSERDRLQEELYKIKEEMERIKAGGVKVAAIGMESAVSPSTSHC, translated from the coding sequence GGACTACTGTCTTGTTGTACAGAATTAATAGAGGAGATTAAAGGGAAAAAGCAGAAAATCCTAGAACATACTCAGAGCTATGAGGTTATGGAAAAAGGGTTGAATGAGAGGATGTCAGATCTCAGGTTACATGCCATCACTACTGGGGAGGCACTGATTGAGAAGGCAAAATTTTGTGATGATTTAAGTCGGGTAAATGAGGAATTGTCAGTGAAAATACAAATTGTTGAGAAACAGTTGGAGGAGTGTAAACATGCTGCGAACATTGCTTTTGATAAATTGGCAGAAAAATCAAGTTACACGCATCAAAATGATACTTCTAAAATACAGCTTGATACCAAAGATTATAAGCCAATATATCCCTGGGGTGAGTTACATGCAGCCCCTTGCATACCAGCAGCTCCTACCACTACAACAACTGTATTGAACACTGACGATACAAGTGAAATTAAGTTGGTCACAAAACAATTAAAGCCACAGGAGATGGAAGCTATTATAAGAGAGGTAGGTCAGGTACCCCGCTATGATGTAAATAGGTTCATGAAATGGTTTTGTGATTTGCAGAGAGTCAGAGACACATACAACTTGAATGTGGAGGACCTAGCTAGAATTTTGCAGAAAAGTGTAGGCAATGGATTGTGGGCACGGATCTTGCAAAATTGTGGCCAGCGTCATAAAACTAAGGATGTTTTAAGGGAATTATTGAAAGCATTGTATGgtgtgacaacaaatgtgtccttGTCAGGAAAAATTAAGCAAATGAAGAATGAATGCCCGTATGAACTTGCAGATAGAATTAGCAGTGTGATGGAATATGTGATGACTGGGAATCCTGGTTTTGAACGTGGTGGTCTGGTTCATAGGTCAATGTTATTGGAAGCAGTGGATGATGATGTCAGGGAAGGCATTTTATCTGTTACACCTGATCCTAGTGATTATAATGATATTTTGTTAAGAGCGGATAATTTGTGGAGGAGAAGGTGTCGAGAATACAGTCTTGCGGTTGATGCAGCTAGAGTTTTTAGAGTCGAGGGACAGCAAAATAGAGAGGACTATGGGTCATGGAGAGGAAGATCTTATAACAATACAGGTAGTTATAGGAGGCCAGAACCCAGAGAGAAGCCTAGTAAACAGCCTTGGGTGCCGTTTAGTGAAATGAGAAGTGAGAGAGATCGTTTGCAGGAGGAGCTATACAAGATAAAGGAAGAAATGGAAAGAATAAAAGCAGGAGGGGTCAAGGTAGCAGCAATAGGAATGGAAAGTGCTGTGTCTCCTTCTACCAGTCATTGTTAG